A genomic window from Oceanobacillus timonensis includes:
- a CDS encoding ATP-dependent DNA helicase, with amino-acid sequence MAGMKSIPFTVAKNEQFFDRLGDYIGDVFYDILPEQGFELRDEQIYMAFQLEQAFKNKKTIFAEAGVGTGKTIVYLLYAICYARYQRKPVIISCADETLIEQLVKEGGDIDKLEKTLGLEVDVRLAKARENYLCMKKLDPLAEYTEDEDILDVYDAVPDFVFDQGISMQSFYPYGDRKDYPWLSDKQWEQIGWDPLKQCATCDFRHRSAQTLHREYYRHAQDLIICSHDFYMEHVWTKESRIREGQLPLLPEASAVVFDEGHLLEFAAQKGLTYRFNYQNLTNVLTGYQGQDVREESLQLAEDIMALHDDWFDYISEIAVHVEGSNRLEIPQDKKMREMAERLEKMVQQLLEELVFDAELFTIDAYHTKIIEEYLEFFAYGLSIFLKDDEGVYWLEEDGDETSLVIMPRLVENVLREEVFQKNIPFVFSSATLSQDGDFSYIAKSLGVDTYSSFSVASPFDYEEVRTITEHSYTDATEKYEGIAEQLQDNEGHSLILFRSEEEMQAFRHWADARDWSFDFIFEGDNEISKIVRAFQLNTSSVLCAHHLWEGLDVPGEALTQVIIASLPYPPDDPVFKAKRKHAADPFAEIDLPYMQLRLKQGIGRLIRTEHDKGIVHIWKQDAI; translated from the coding sequence ATGGCAGGAATGAAATCAATCCCATTTACAGTAGCAAAAAACGAACAATTTTTTGATCGCTTGGGTGATTATATCGGCGATGTTTTTTATGATATTTTACCAGAACAAGGTTTTGAGTTGCGTGATGAACAAATTTACATGGCATTTCAGCTGGAACAGGCTTTTAAAAATAAAAAAACGATTTTTGCGGAAGCAGGTGTCGGAACAGGTAAAACGATTGTTTATCTCTTATATGCTATTTGCTATGCCCGTTACCAGCGAAAGCCGGTTATTATTTCCTGTGCGGATGAAACGTTGATTGAGCAGCTGGTCAAAGAAGGTGGAGATATAGATAAGCTGGAGAAAACACTGGGGTTAGAAGTAGATGTCCGGCTTGCCAAAGCACGTGAAAACTATTTGTGTATGAAAAAATTGGATCCGTTAGCTGAATATACAGAAGATGAAGATATTCTTGATGTCTATGATGCTGTGCCAGATTTTGTTTTTGACCAGGGCATTTCGATGCAATCTTTTTATCCTTACGGGGACCGGAAAGATTACCCGTGGCTCTCGGATAAGCAATGGGAACAGATTGGCTGGGATCCATTGAAGCAATGTGCAACATGTGATTTCAGACATCGCAGTGCCCAGACATTACACCGCGAATATTATCGTCATGCCCAAGATTTGATTATTTGCTCGCATGATTTTTATATGGAGCATGTCTGGACAAAGGAATCACGGATCAGGGAAGGACAGTTACCGCTGCTTCCGGAAGCAAGTGCCGTTGTCTTTGATGAAGGCCACTTGTTGGAATTTGCCGCGCAGAAGGGCTTGACCTACCGTTTTAACTATCAGAATCTCACCAATGTCTTGACAGGCTACCAGGGTCAGGATGTGCGGGAAGAATCGCTGCAATTAGCAGAAGATATTATGGCACTCCATGATGACTGGTTTGACTATATTTCAGAGATAGCTGTTCATGTGGAAGGTTCCAACCGGCTGGAAATCCCGCAAGATAAAAAGATGAGAGAGATGGCAGAACGGTTAGAGAAAATGGTCCAGCAACTGTTAGAAGAACTTGTTTTTGACGCAGAGCTGTTTACAATCGATGCGTATCATACAAAAATTATTGAAGAGTATTTGGAATTCTTTGCGTATGGTTTATCGATTTTCCTGAAAGATGACGAAGGGGTCTACTGGTTAGAAGAAGATGGCGATGAAACCAGTCTGGTTATTATGCCGAGATTGGTTGAAAATGTTCTCCGGGAAGAAGTATTTCAGAAAAATATTCCCTTTGTGTTTTCTTCAGCAACCCTTTCTCAGGATGGAGATTTCTCTTACATTGCGAAAAGTTTAGGTGTGGATACGTACAGCTCATTTTCTGTTGCATCTCCATTTGATTATGAGGAAGTGCGTACAATAACGGAACATAGCTATACAGATGCAACAGAAAAATACGAAGGGATTGCGGAACAGCTTCAGGATAACGAAGGGCACAGTCTGATTTTATTCCGTTCTGAAGAAGAGATGCAGGCATTCCGGCACTGGGCGGATGCACGGGACTGGTCTTTTGACTTTATATTTGAAGGGGATAACGAAATCAGTAAAATTGTTCGTGCTTTTCAACTTAACACGTCTTCGGTTCTTTGTGCGCATCACTTATGGGAAGGGCTGGATGTGCCAGGTGAGGCATTAACCCAAGTTATTATTGCATCCTTGCCGTATCCACCCGATGATCCTGTTTTTAAAGCTAAACGGAAACATGCAGCGGATCCATTCGCAGAAATTGATTTGCCATATATGCAGCTTCGTTTAAAGCAAGGAATCGGCCGCTTAATCCGTACGGAGCATGATAAAGGAATTGTGCATATTTGGAAACAGGATGCTATCTAA